From Cuculus canorus isolate bCucCan1 chromosome 7, bCucCan1.pri, whole genome shotgun sequence, one genomic window encodes:
- the VSIR gene encoding V-type immunoglobulin domain-containing suppressor of T-cell activation isoform X2 translates to MEVTSPQPGLSLALLYLLASHGGPVAAFLITTPYSLCVCPEGQNVTLTCRISGPLADRHDLLYKTWYFSSNGDQSCSEKKHIRNVTEKELHHDLGRHHESLGNNTQKSPIVGQGIHHGVEFIQDHHGAFHIVVMNLTVQDSGNYCCYAVEARREHGKPHTLQVAHGFVELQIQKGRGGLQNCTFHTATGKGITAAALATAACIVGILCLPLILFLIYKQRQAVSSRRAHELVRMDSAQGIENPVFEAVPSASTEPRPRPQLSYMASRQPSESGRRLLSEPGTPLSPPGPGDCFFPTLDPVPDSPNSLKA, encoded by the exons ATGGAGGTGACATCCCCCCAGCCTGGGCTCTCGCTGGCTCTGCTCTACCTGCTCGCTTCCCACG GAGGGCCGGTGGCTGCTTTCCTGATCACCACACCGTACTCGCTCTGCGTCTGCCCTGAGGGCCAGAACGTCACCTTGACCTGCCGGATCAGCGGTCCCCTCGCTGACCGTCACGACCTCCTCTACAAAACCTGGTACTTCAGCAGCAACGGTGACCAGAGCTGCTCCGAGAAGAAGCACATCCGCAATGTCACCGAGAAGGAGCTGCACCACGACCTGGGGAGGCACCACGAGTCACTGGGCAACAACACCCAAAAATCCCCCATCGTGGGGCAAGGCATCCACCACGGGGTGGAGTTTATTCAGGACCACCACGGTGCCTTTCACATCGTGGTGATGAACCTGACGGTGCAGGACAGTGGGAATTACTGCTGCTACGCCGTGGAGGCCAGGCGGGAGCACGGCAAGCCTCACACCTTGCAAGTCGCTCATGGCTTTGTGGAGTTGCAGATTCAGAAAG gCAGAGGAGGGCTTCAAAACTGCACATTTCACACTGCCACGGGCAAag GTATCACGGCCGCCGCGCTGGCAACTGCTGCCTGCATCGTGGGCATCCTCTGCCTGCCCCTCATCTTGTTCCTGATTTACAAACAGAGACAAGCAGTCAGCAGCAGAC GTGCTCATGAGCTCGTCAGGATGGACAG TGCCCAAGGCATAGAAAACCCCGTCTTTGAGGCGGTGCCCTCAGCGAGCACAGAGCCGCGGCCGAGACCCCAGCTCTCCTACATGGCCAGCCGTCAGCCCTCCGAGTCAGGGCGGCGCCTGCTCTCGGAGCCTGGcacccccttgtccccccctGGCCCTGGAGACTGCTTCTTCCCGACGCTGG ATCCTGTTCCGGACTCACCAAATTCCTTGAAAGCCTAA
- the VSIR gene encoding V-type immunoglobulin domain-containing suppressor of T-cell activation isoform X1: protein MEVTSPQPGLSLALLYLLASHGGPVAAFLITTPYSLCVCPEGQNVTLTCRISGPLADRHDLLYKTWYFSSNGDQSCSEKKHIRNVTEKELHHDLGRHHESLGNNTQKSPIVGQGIHHGVEFIQDHHGAFHIVVMNLTVQDSGNYCCYAVEARREHGKPHTLQVAHGFVELQIQKGRGGLQNCTFHTATGKGITAAALATAACIVGILCLPLILFLIYKQRQAVSSRRAHELVRMDSSAQGIENPVFEAVPSASTEPRPRPQLSYMASRQPSESGRRLLSEPGTPLSPPGPGDCFFPTLDPVPDSPNSLKA from the exons ATGGAGGTGACATCCCCCCAGCCTGGGCTCTCGCTGGCTCTGCTCTACCTGCTCGCTTCCCACG GAGGGCCGGTGGCTGCTTTCCTGATCACCACACCGTACTCGCTCTGCGTCTGCCCTGAGGGCCAGAACGTCACCTTGACCTGCCGGATCAGCGGTCCCCTCGCTGACCGTCACGACCTCCTCTACAAAACCTGGTACTTCAGCAGCAACGGTGACCAGAGCTGCTCCGAGAAGAAGCACATCCGCAATGTCACCGAGAAGGAGCTGCACCACGACCTGGGGAGGCACCACGAGTCACTGGGCAACAACACCCAAAAATCCCCCATCGTGGGGCAAGGCATCCACCACGGGGTGGAGTTTATTCAGGACCACCACGGTGCCTTTCACATCGTGGTGATGAACCTGACGGTGCAGGACAGTGGGAATTACTGCTGCTACGCCGTGGAGGCCAGGCGGGAGCACGGCAAGCCTCACACCTTGCAAGTCGCTCATGGCTTTGTGGAGTTGCAGATTCAGAAAG gCAGAGGAGGGCTTCAAAACTGCACATTTCACACTGCCACGGGCAAag GTATCACGGCCGCCGCGCTGGCAACTGCTGCCTGCATCGTGGGCATCCTCTGCCTGCCCCTCATCTTGTTCCTGATTTACAAACAGAGACAAGCAGTCAGCAGCAGAC GTGCTCATGAGCTCGTCAGGATGGACAG CAGTGCCCAAGGCATAGAAAACCCCGTCTTTGAGGCGGTGCCCTCAGCGAGCACAGAGCCGCGGCCGAGACCCCAGCTCTCCTACATGGCCAGCCGTCAGCCCTCCGAGTCAGGGCGGCGCCTGCTCTCGGAGCCTGGcacccccttgtccccccctGGCCCTGGAGACTGCTTCTTCCCGACGCTGG ATCCTGTTCCGGACTCACCAAATTCCTTGAAAGCCTAA